A portion of the Pseudarthrobacter defluvii genome contains these proteins:
- a CDS encoding FAD-dependent oxidoreductase, whose protein sequence is MDAEVLIAGGGPVGLYLAAALLQEGVSVKVFEQRQTRNRHTRAIGIHPPALQALAVIGVAGSMVQEGIRISTGLAVSGGKTVGTMEFGAVSKDFPFVLALPQFRTEQLLEDRVTALDPGAIIRGANVTTVRDDGGNVTVEVESGSGATHRSATAALLVVADGARSRLRGALQVPVYSTTYPDHYLMGDFDDGTHYGHKAVLFLEPEGIVESFPLPGGVRRWVVRLGQPAGPAAGPQELAELVRCRTGFLPDAASNSMLSAFSVRSTIARRTVMGRSVLLGDAAHEISPIGGQGMNLGWLDAKELLPVVCAALAGKPTGREFREFEKSRQKAAVLARRQAEVNMMLGRPLPSRLLGIRTAAIGAAAAIPAVNRWAARRFTMH, encoded by the coding sequence GTGGACGCAGAGGTTCTAATCGCAGGCGGAGGTCCTGTGGGCCTGTACCTGGCTGCGGCGCTGCTGCAGGAAGGGGTCTCGGTCAAGGTTTTTGAGCAGCGGCAAACGCGGAACCGGCACACCCGTGCCATCGGCATCCACCCTCCGGCCCTGCAAGCACTTGCCGTGATTGGGGTGGCTGGATCCATGGTGCAGGAGGGCATCCGCATCAGCACCGGCTTGGCGGTCAGCGGCGGGAAGACCGTGGGGACCATGGAGTTCGGCGCCGTATCAAAGGATTTCCCCTTTGTGCTGGCGCTCCCGCAGTTCCGTACGGAGCAGCTTCTCGAAGATCGGGTCACTGCCCTGGATCCCGGCGCGATCATCAGGGGTGCCAACGTCACCACGGTGAGGGACGACGGCGGCAACGTCACTGTGGAGGTCGAGTCCGGCTCAGGTGCCACGCACCGCAGCGCCACAGCAGCTCTGCTCGTGGTGGCTGACGGTGCCAGGTCCCGGCTGCGTGGAGCGTTGCAGGTGCCGGTGTACAGCACGACCTACCCGGATCACTACCTCATGGGGGATTTCGACGACGGTACGCACTACGGACACAAAGCGGTCCTATTCCTGGAACCCGAAGGAATTGTTGAATCCTTCCCGTTGCCCGGCGGCGTGCGCCGCTGGGTGGTCCGGCTGGGACAACCCGCGGGACCGGCGGCAGGTCCACAGGAGCTGGCGGAACTGGTCCGCTGCCGGACCGGTTTCCTTCCTGATGCGGCCTCGAATTCCATGCTGAGCGCCTTCAGTGTGCGGTCCACCATTGCGCGCCGCACCGTCATGGGACGGTCGGTGCTGCTGGGAGATGCAGCGCATGAGATCAGCCCGATTGGAGGCCAGGGTATGAACCTGGGCTGGCTGGATGCCAAGGAACTGTTGCCGGTGGTCTGCGCGGCCCTGGCTGGCAAGCCGACCGGCAGGGAGTTCAGGGAGTTCGAAAAGAGCCGGCAGAAGGCCGCAGTGCTGGCCCGCCGGCAGGCGGAAGTAAACATGATGCTGGGCAGGCCGCTGCCGTCACGGCTCCTGGGAATTCGCACCGCCGCCATTGGCGCCGCGGCCGCAATACCGGCCGTGAACCGGTGGGCTGCCAGGCGCTTCACCATGCACTAG
- a CDS encoding nuclear transport factor 2 family protein — MADTSVPPTSPLEHVLDFIRVLEAGGGSAEIRPFLSDSFVLTEAPHLLAPEGATRTLAGVLAGADQSRQVVKDQQFIVRRTTCEGGRVVVEADWSATVLMDLRYWDRGETIRARTASVFEVNGGVIVSQDSYDCYFR, encoded by the coding sequence ATGGCTGACACTTCCGTTCCCCCGACATCCCCGCTGGAGCATGTCCTGGACTTCATCCGGGTCCTCGAGGCGGGTGGCGGGTCGGCGGAGATCCGGCCGTTCCTGTCGGATTCGTTCGTGCTGACCGAGGCACCGCATCTGTTGGCTCCTGAGGGCGCCACCCGGACACTGGCGGGGGTCCTTGCCGGCGCGGACCAAAGCCGCCAGGTGGTGAAGGACCAGCAGTTCATCGTACGGCGCACCACCTGTGAAGGCGGCCGGGTGGTGGTGGAGGCCGACTGGTCCGCCACGGTACTGATGGACCTCCGGTACTGGGACCGCGGCGAGACCATCCGAGCCAGGACGGCCTCGGTCTTTGAGGTGAACGGCGGCGTGATCGTGAGCCAGGACAGCTACGACTGCTATTTCCGGTAA
- a CDS encoding NfeD family protein, protein MFEWLGENWWAVWLTAFLAFAVIEMITLDLFFIMLGGGSLAALVADFAGADPWLQVVIFCIVSLLMVAFVRPVALSHLKKGPSEQRTNVDRLIGEPAVVMEAVTSDGGLVKIGGDIWSARSAAGVLPAGQKVVVAAIDGATAVVSVPPTAAAGPDTT, encoded by the coding sequence ATGTTCGAATGGCTTGGGGAAAACTGGTGGGCCGTGTGGCTCACGGCCTTCCTGGCGTTTGCCGTGATCGAAATGATCACGCTTGACCTGTTTTTCATTATGCTCGGCGGCGGTTCACTCGCTGCACTGGTCGCCGACTTCGCCGGCGCCGATCCCTGGCTGCAGGTGGTCATCTTCTGCATCGTGTCCCTGCTCATGGTTGCCTTTGTCCGCCCGGTGGCGCTCTCGCACCTGAAAAAGGGCCCTTCCGAACAGCGGACCAATGTGGACCGGCTTATTGGCGAACCGGCCGTGGTCATGGAAGCAGTCACCTCAGACGGCGGCCTGGTGAAAATCGGCGGCGACATTTGGAGCGCCCGCTCCGCCGCGGGAGTCCTTCCCGCGGGCCAGAAAGTGGTCGTAGCGGCCATCGACGGCGCAACAGCAGTGGTTTCGGTGCCGCCGACGGCGGCTGCCGGACCAGATACAACCTGA
- a CDS encoding SPFH domain-containing protein produces the protein MNNAGGTALAIVLVVLIVFVIIVLVRAVRIIPQARAGVVERLGKYQRTLNPGLTILIPFVDRLLPLLDLREQVVSFPPQPVITEDNLVVSIDTVVYFQVTDPRAATYEIANYIQAVEQLTTTTLRNVVGGLNLEEALTSRDQINGQLRGVLDEATGRWGIRVSRVELKAIDPPHSIQDSMEKQMRAERDRRAAILTAEGTKQSAILTAEGQRQAAILKAEGEAKAAILRADGESQAIQKVFDAIHKGNPDQKLLAYQYLQTLPKLAEGSANKLWIIPSEVGEALKGIGSAIGGTNAEAAVSGLFEQTPAERSQP, from the coding sequence ATGAATAACGCAGGCGGAACCGCACTGGCCATCGTGCTGGTGGTCCTGATCGTCTTTGTCATCATAGTTTTGGTCCGGGCCGTCCGGATCATTCCGCAGGCACGTGCCGGCGTCGTTGAACGGCTCGGCAAGTACCAGCGGACGCTGAACCCGGGCCTGACGATCCTGATTCCATTCGTGGACCGGCTCCTGCCGCTCCTGGACCTGCGCGAACAGGTGGTGTCCTTCCCGCCGCAGCCGGTCATTACCGAAGACAACCTGGTGGTTTCCATCGATACGGTGGTGTACTTCCAGGTAACGGACCCCCGCGCGGCCACCTACGAGATCGCCAATTACATCCAGGCCGTGGAACAGCTCACCACCACTACGCTGCGCAACGTGGTGGGCGGACTCAACCTGGAGGAAGCCCTCACGTCCCGCGACCAGATCAACGGGCAGCTGCGCGGCGTCCTGGACGAGGCAACCGGCCGCTGGGGCATCCGTGTCTCACGAGTGGAACTGAAGGCCATCGACCCGCCGCACTCCATCCAGGATTCCATGGAGAAGCAGATGCGCGCGGAGCGTGACCGCCGCGCCGCCATCCTCACCGCAGAGGGAACCAAGCAATCCGCCATCCTGACGGCAGAAGGCCAGCGACAGGCTGCGATCCTCAAGGCCGAAGGCGAGGCCAAAGCCGCCATTCTTCGCGCAGACGGCGAGTCGCAGGCGATCCAGAAGGTCTTCGATGCAATCCACAAAGGAAACCCGGACCAGAAACTGCTGGCCTACCAGTACCTCCAGACGCTGCCCAAGCTGGCCGAGGGGTCGGCCAACAAACTCTGGATCATCCCGAGCGAGGTTGGGGAAGCCCTGAAGGGCATCGGCAGCGCCATTGGTGGCACCAATGCCGAAGCCGCCGTCTCCGGGCTCTTCGAGCAGACGCCGGCCGAGCGCAGCCAACCTTAG
- a CDS encoding putative RNA methyltransferase → MPSADVPLLCPVCSDPLEHREAEGARQPSLVCRNGHSFDAARQGYFNLLVGKGSPFEPDSAAMVASRFNFLGDGHYRPMAQALAAAVVPNLPAEGAVVLDSGTGTGHYLREILDAAAAAGRQSSAIGLDISKFALRRAARLNPEAVNLVWDTWQPLPVESNSVDAVTVVFAPRNPAEFARVLRPTGALVVVAPRSGHLAELAEVTGMLGIEEGKDERLAAAMAGHFEAESTLDVDIALELSRAAAADLAFMGPAGHHLDRDRIAARLEDTPEPVAAQAKFRLFVFRPTTQDAP, encoded by the coding sequence ATGCCTTCTGCGGATGTCCCCCTCCTCTGTCCTGTCTGCTCAGATCCGCTGGAGCATCGGGAAGCGGAGGGTGCCCGCCAACCGAGCCTGGTCTGCCGCAACGGACACAGCTTCGACGCCGCCCGCCAGGGTTACTTCAACCTCCTTGTGGGCAAGGGCTCACCCTTCGAGCCGGACAGTGCGGCCATGGTGGCGTCACGTTTCAACTTCCTGGGGGACGGCCACTACCGGCCGATGGCGCAGGCGCTGGCTGCCGCCGTCGTGCCCAACCTGCCGGCGGAAGGTGCAGTGGTGCTGGACTCCGGGACGGGCACCGGGCACTATCTGCGCGAGATCCTCGACGCCGCGGCTGCCGCCGGGCGCCAGTCGTCCGCCATCGGCCTGGACATCTCCAAATTCGCCCTCCGGCGCGCCGCGCGTCTCAATCCCGAAGCGGTCAACCTGGTGTGGGATACCTGGCAGCCCCTTCCGGTGGAAAGCAATTCAGTGGACGCCGTCACCGTGGTCTTTGCCCCGCGGAACCCCGCCGAGTTCGCCCGCGTCCTGCGCCCCACCGGCGCGCTGGTGGTGGTGGCGCCGCGCAGCGGACACCTCGCGGAGCTCGCCGAGGTGACCGGGATGCTGGGGATCGAAGAAGGCAAGGACGAACGCCTGGCCGCGGCGATGGCCGGCCACTTCGAGGCGGAAAGCACCCTCGACGTCGACATCGCGCTGGAGCTCAGCCGCGCCGCCGCCGCGGACCTGGCGTTCATGGGACCCGCGGGCCACCACCTGGACCGGGACCGGATCGCCGCCCGGCTCGAAGACACCCCTGAGCCGGTGGCGGCACAGGCGAAGTTCAGGCTCTTTGTCTTCCGGCCCACCACCCAGGATGCCCCGTAA
- a CDS encoding class I SAM-dependent methyltransferase, with the protein MDILLSRRAAGDVEQMDHPDCDPRLLDNTYRQFGIINRVLSGWRRLYTRELRNLKRPDRGPLTVLDIGCGGGDLAVMLARWAARDGMTVQITGIDPDPRAAGFARRRPPVPGVEFRQAHSGELVREGAAFDVVISNHMLHHLGSEELRQLLADSEILASRKALHNDLVRSPTAFALFSVAALPFRHSFIRQDGLTSIRRSYRPAELAAAAPPGWSVERSSAFHQVLTYRRG; encoded by the coding sequence ATGGACATCCTGCTTAGCCGGCGCGCCGCCGGCGACGTTGAGCAAATGGATCACCCCGACTGTGACCCCCGGCTCCTGGACAACACCTACCGGCAGTTCGGCATCATCAACCGCGTCCTGTCCGGCTGGCGCCGGCTGTACACCAGGGAGTTGCGCAACCTGAAACGGCCGGACCGGGGGCCGCTGACCGTCCTGGACATCGGCTGCGGTGGCGGAGACCTGGCGGTCATGCTGGCCCGCTGGGCCGCCCGGGACGGTATGACAGTGCAAATCACCGGCATCGACCCCGATCCCCGCGCGGCCGGCTTTGCCAGGCGTCGGCCGCCCGTACCGGGCGTTGAGTTCCGCCAGGCCCACAGTGGAGAACTCGTCCGGGAGGGTGCGGCGTTCGACGTCGTGATTTCCAACCACATGCTGCACCACCTGGGATCCGAAGAGCTGCGGCAACTGTTGGCGGACTCGGAAATCCTGGCATCCAGGAAGGCGCTGCACAACGACCTTGTTCGAAGCCCCACCGCTTTTGCCCTCTTCAGCGTTGCCGCACTCCCCTTCCGCCACTCCTTCATCCGCCAGGACGGCCTCACCTCCATCCGCCGGAGCTACCGGCCCGCCGAATTGGCTGCCGCCGCTCCGCCGGGCTGGTCGGTGGAGCGGTCATCGGCATTTCACCAGGTCCTGACCTACCGCAGGGGCTGA
- a CDS encoding peptide deformylase codes for MTQTVPQTTAGANEIREAVERILAAASLPPIVQAGHPALRQRAAEFDGQLSAEQLHLLIGIMRQVMHEAPGVGLAAPQLGIPLQLAVLEDQFNVDPEAATLRNRSPLEFLAILNPRYTPLGPELASFYEGCLSLNGLQAVVARPESVLLEYLTPDGEAERRGFAGWQARIVQHETDHLHGILYLDRAQLRSLSSNAEYAAHWAEAGIGKAREGLGFDAGPAGISVD; via the coding sequence ATGACCCAGACCGTTCCCCAAACAACTGCCGGTGCCAACGAGATCCGTGAGGCCGTGGAGCGGATCCTGGCCGCCGCGTCCCTTCCACCCATCGTCCAGGCGGGCCATCCGGCGCTGCGCCAGCGTGCCGCCGAGTTCGACGGCCAGTTGTCCGCGGAGCAGTTGCACCTGTTGATCGGGATCATGCGCCAGGTCATGCATGAGGCCCCCGGCGTGGGCCTGGCCGCCCCGCAACTGGGCATTCCCCTTCAGCTTGCTGTCCTGGAGGACCAGTTCAACGTTGACCCGGAAGCTGCAACCCTAAGGAACCGCAGCCCGCTGGAGTTCCTGGCCATCCTGAACCCGCGGTACACGCCCCTGGGGCCGGAACTCGCGTCCTTTTATGAGGGGTGCCTTTCCCTGAACGGGCTCCAGGCTGTGGTGGCCCGCCCGGAGTCGGTGCTCCTGGAGTATCTGACGCCCGACGGCGAGGCGGAGCGACGCGGGTTTGCCGGGTGGCAGGCGCGCATTGTGCAGCATGAGACGGACCATCTCCACGGCATCCTGTACCTGGACCGGGCCCAGCTCCGGTCCCTGAGCAGCAACGCGGAGTATGCGGCGCACTGGGCGGAGGCCGGCATCGGCAAGGCGCGGGAAGGTTTGGGGTTCGACGCCGGCCCGGCCGGCATTTCCGTCGACTGA
- a CDS encoding RNA polymerase-binding protein RbpA — MSDRSLRGMRLGAQSMETESGVEPAPRQRVEYRCADGEQVFVTFSSEAEIPPVWVSKTGKEALLVDGEKPDTSNDKAVRTHWDMLLERRSLPELEQILEDRLTILRERRGERRSA; from the coding sequence ATGAGCGATCGCAGCCTGCGGGGCATGCGCCTTGGTGCGCAGAGCATGGAGACCGAGTCCGGAGTTGAGCCGGCTCCGCGCCAGCGGGTTGAATACCGTTGCGCGGATGGCGAGCAGGTCTTCGTCACGTTCTCCTCCGAGGCGGAAATTCCTCCGGTGTGGGTCTCCAAGACCGGCAAGGAGGCGCTCCTGGTTGACGGCGAAAAGCCGGACACCAGCAACGACAAGGCAGTGCGCACCCACTGGGACATGCTGCTGGAACGCCGTTCCCTGCCTGAACTCGAACAGATCCTCGAGGACCGGCTGACCATCCTC